In a single window of the Agrobacterium vitis genome:
- the hutG gene encoding N-formylglutamate deformylase — MSNIFEVTQGTSPVILAFPHTGTDIPPAIWDRLNDNGKLLADTDWHIHNLYKDLLPNVTTVRATFHRYVIDANRDPAGVSLYPGQNTTGLIPDTDFDGQSIWIDGQAPTEGDIAQRLAAFHAPYHAALLAEIERVKAIHGVVLLYDCHSIRANIPFLFEGRLPDFNIGTDMGRTCNPAIEAAAVEIAASAEGYTSILNGRFKGGWTTRHYGKPDAGIHAIQMELAQASHLASEAPPFAYDAEKAGRLRVHLKAILERLEQIAFQLKIKGE; from the coding sequence ATGTCCAACATTTTCGAAGTCACCCAAGGCACCTCACCCGTCATCCTCGCCTTCCCACACACGGGAACGGATATACCACCTGCCATCTGGGACCGCCTCAACGACAACGGCAAACTGCTGGCCGATACCGATTGGCACATCCACAATCTGTACAAAGACCTGTTGCCAAACGTCACCACCGTTCGTGCCACCTTCCATCGCTATGTCATTGATGCCAATCGTGACCCGGCGGGGGTGAGCCTCTATCCGGGGCAAAACACCACGGGGCTTATTCCGGACACGGATTTTGACGGACAATCGATCTGGATTGATGGGCAGGCTCCCACGGAAGGGGATATTGCGCAGCGTCTGGCAGCCTTTCACGCGCCCTATCACGCAGCCCTTTTGGCCGAGATCGAGCGCGTCAAAGCCATCCATGGTGTTGTGCTGCTCTATGACTGCCACTCGATCCGCGCCAACATCCCCTTTCTGTTTGAAGGCCGCTTGCCGGATTTCAACATCGGCACCGACATGGGCCGCACCTGTAATCCAGCGATTGAAGCGGCCGCGGTTGAGATTGCAGCGTCAGCGGAGGGTTACACCTCCATCCTCAACGGCCGCTTCAAAGGCGGCTGGACCACGCGCCATTATGGCAAGCCAGACGCCGGCATCCACGCCATTCAGATGGAGCTGGCGCAGGCCTCACACCTTGCCAGTGAAGCACCGCCCTTTGCCTATGATGCGGAAAAGGCAGGCCGTTTACGCGTGCATCTCAAAGCCATTCTGGAGCGGCTCGAACAGATCGCGTTTCAGCTCAAAATCAAGGGGGAATGA
- the hutH gene encoding histidine ammonia-lyase: MTITLYPGSVPLADLAKIYWHGEPAVLDRSFDAGIERAAARIAAIAAGNEPVYGVNTGFGKLASIKIDAADTATLQRNLILSHCCGVGAPLAENIVRLILSLKLISLGRGASGVRLELVRLIEAMLEKGVIPLIPEKGSVGASGDLAPLAHMAAVMMGEAEAFYQGEKLPGKLALERAGLTPVILAAKEGLALINGTQASTALALAGLFRAHRAAQAALITGAMSTDAAMGSSAPFTADIHTLRGHKGQIDTAASLRALLDGSVIRQSHLDGDERVQDPYCIRCQPQVDGACLDLLRMTAHTLEIEANAVTDNPLVLSDDTVVSGGNFHAEPVAFAADQIAIAVCEIGAIAQRRIALLVDPALSYGLPAFLAKKPGLNSGLMIAEVTSAALMSENKQMAHPASVDSTPTSANQEDHVSMACHGARRLLQMTENLFAIIGIEALTAAQGVEFRAPLTTSPELQKAIDTLRAVVSTLEEDRFMAPDLAAASALVADGALVGSVSAGILPGLEG; this comes from the coding sequence ATGACCATTACCCTTTACCCCGGCTCTGTGCCGCTGGCCGATCTGGCGAAAATCTATTGGCATGGTGAGCCTGCCGTTCTGGATCGCAGCTTTGATGCGGGCATTGAACGCGCCGCCGCCCGCATTGCCGCCATTGCTGCGGGCAATGAACCGGTGTACGGCGTCAACACCGGCTTTGGCAAACTGGCTTCCATCAAGATTGATGCGGCAGATACCGCCACGCTTCAACGTAATCTCATTCTGTCGCACTGCTGCGGCGTCGGTGCGCCGCTGGCTGAGAATATTGTGCGGCTGATCCTGTCGTTGAAACTGATTTCGCTGGGCCGTGGCGCTTCCGGCGTGCGGCTGGAACTGGTACGGTTGATTGAAGCCATGCTGGAAAAAGGTGTTATTCCGCTGATCCCGGAAAAGGGGTCTGTGGGAGCATCCGGCGATCTTGCCCCGCTGGCCCATATGGCGGCGGTGATGATGGGCGAGGCAGAAGCCTTCTATCAGGGCGAAAAACTGCCGGGCAAACTTGCGCTGGAACGCGCTGGCCTTACCCCGGTTATTTTGGCCGCCAAGGAAGGGCTGGCGCTGATCAATGGCACGCAGGCCTCCACCGCTCTGGCCTTGGCTGGCCTTTTCCGCGCCCATCGCGCAGCGCAAGCAGCATTGATTACCGGGGCGATGTCTACCGATGCGGCCATGGGTTCCTCGGCACCGTTTACAGCCGATATTCACACACTGCGCGGCCACAAGGGTCAGATTGATACCGCTGCAAGCTTACGCGCCTTGTTGGACGGCTCGGTGATCCGCCAAAGCCATCTGGATGGCGATGAGCGCGTGCAAGACCCCTATTGCATCCGCTGCCAGCCGCAGGTGGATGGAGCCTGCCTTGATCTGCTGCGGATGACGGCCCACACCTTGGAAATCGAGGCCAATGCGGTGACGGATAATCCGCTGGTGCTCTCCGATGACACCGTGGTTTCCGGCGGCAATTTCCACGCCGAGCCGGTGGCCTTTGCAGCCGACCAGATTGCCATTGCCGTGTGCGAAATAGGTGCCATTGCCCAGCGGCGTATTGCGCTTTTGGTGGACCCGGCCCTGTCCTACGGCTTGCCAGCGTTTTTGGCCAAGAAGCCGGGCCTCAATTCCGGCCTAATGATTGCCGAAGTCACCTCTGCTGCCTTGATGAGTGAAAACAAACAGATGGCCCATCCGGCATCAGTCGATTCAACACCAACGTCTGCCAATCAGGAAGACCATGTCTCCATGGCCTGCCACGGTGCGCGGCGTCTGCTGCAGATGACCGAAAATCTGTTTGCCATCATTGGCATCGAGGCTTTGACCGCCGCTCAAGGCGTGGAGTTTCGCGCACCCCTCACCACCAGCCCCGAGTTGCAAAAGGCCATTGATACCCTGCGGGCCGTTGTGTCGACGCTGGAGGAAGATCGGTTTATGGCACCGGATTTGGCGGCGGCCAGCGCTCTGGTGGCCGATGGCGCTTTGGTGGGCAGCGTATCCGCTGGGATTTTGCCGGGGTTGGAGGGGTGA